Within Vicia villosa cultivar HV-30 ecotype Madison, WI linkage group LG1, Vvil1.0, whole genome shotgun sequence, the genomic segment TATAAAATGGTGAAGTCTATCTTAACCTAATAATATGAGACTAGTTTTTCTCATTAATACAATGGACCATTTTAATGAATTATCATTTTAAATCTTACAACACTATAATTGAAGATCTAATTGCAAGATATTAAATTTGATTGcaattttttaatttcataacttatttaaaaatttacAAATAGTCAGACAGTATGTcccattgtttttatttatttttattttgtttagaaGTGTTGAATTTAAATTCAGAATTTTTTTTAAGTAGAAAGAAATTCCCTAACATTTCATCCTAATGTTTTTGAATTACTCATCAACTATCAACTATCTAGTCTAGTCTATCTAGTTATTAATAGAAGATACCACCATACTTCCTAAAATGtccttttctatttttaaatttacaaAGCACAAAGGTTAAAATTGTCTATTTATAATCAACCTATTTTTCCAACTTTCACATCATTTTTTATGTTGCCACATGTAATAAACCAATAGACAATCCAATAATTCTCACACCATATATTTTCCTTTTAACTATTTCAACACATTTCTTTCTACTTCACTTCTAAATAACTTTTATCTCTATCTCTTCactaagaccatttacaatggttgaaaaactcaacacccactttttcaactcccaacactccacatcattttctctttcttccacctaataactcaacatccattcaacttttaccctctccaatggtttttcactcaacaccctaccccaccactttttattttcatattcttatttaaattttatttttatttttatgattacataaaattacaattatcgattaaaattaaattaaaataataaatacttaataatttattttttaattttttgtaataaaaacaaaatttatttaaataattggatacgatacaaatcatcttaaattaatttaaaatacaaatagaaagataataatagagaaagatagtgaaaaacttggtttttttttctgtgtccaaatcaaatgaaccaagtctctatttatagagaaaaaaaaatcatgaattttggtataaaaaataaaaaataaaaaattaatttgcaacGAAATAATTGTGTTCAAAGTATTAAATAGATAAAAATCTGGTCAGCCAATCAAACCCAGCCACGTGGCTGCACTTATCATCTTTCCCTTTCTCTCTCCGCGTGCATGCTTTCACCCACTCTCACTCCAGCGCGTGGCCCACACGCGCCAGCCTTCAGCCAACCAATTGCTGCCACGTCATCCCCTTGGACAGTTTAcatggtgttgagttttctcaacatCTCTCTCCTCCAACACACACTCAACACTCCACTAAACACCCCATTgcacttgattttgtggtgttgaGTTTCATTAAACCAACCATtgtaagaccatttacaatggttgaaaaactcaacacccactttttcaactcccaacactccacatcattttctctttcttccacctaataactcaacacccattcaacttttaccctctccaatggtttttcactcaacaccctaccccaccactttttatttttatattcttatttaaattttatttttatttttatgattacataaaattacaattatcgattaaaattaaattaaaataataaatacttaataatttatttttaattttttgtaataaaaacaaaatttatttaaataattggatacgatacaaatcatcttaaattaatttaaaatacaaatagaaagataataatagagaaagatagtgaaaaacttggtttttttttctgtgtccaaatcaaatgaaccaagtctctatttatagagaaaaaaaaatcatgaattttggtataaaaaataaaaaataaaaaattaatttgcaacGAAATAATTGTGTTCAAAGTATTAAATAGATAAAAATCTGGTCAGCCAATCAAAACCAGCCACGTGGCTGCACTTATCACCTTTCCCTTTCTCTCTCCGCGTGCATGCTTTCACCCACTCTCACTCCAGCGCGTGGCCCACACGCGCCAGCCTTCAGCCAACCAATTGCTGCCACGTCATCCCCTTGGACAGTTTAcatggtgttgagttttctcaacatCTCTCTCCTCCAACACACACTCAACACTTCACTAAACACCCCATTgcacttgattttgtggtgttgaGTTTCATTAAACcaaccattgtaaatggtctaaatGGTCTAAAACCACTTCATTAAAACCATTGTGGTTTGAATTTCACTATAaaatttttttcaaacattaaaatttttcctttttttcttactttatcttataattttttttatataaaattattcaatttaaattattattattattattattattattattattattattattattattattatacattcTACAATTATATCAAAAATTCTCTTTTCTCACGAACCATTGTCGgtaaaaattctctttttctcacacctattttattttaattaacatgtctctttatttgagacacaaattttatattttcaaatgtcaatttttGTTTCTTCTCACGTaccactatcaacaaaatacataTGTTATTTTAATGAGCATTtgcttttatttaaaaaacaaatttctaatgtcaattttttttatttttcccaCGGGGCATTATCagcaaaatacatttttttaattaacaattatctttatttgagacacgatATTCTTATTTTCAATTTGCAGCTAAATATACATAAACATAACTCTTAATTTACATGATAATTTTACACTACTAAATAATTTTTACCCGTGCAGACGCACGGGTATATTACtagttatatttttaattataattacaaTGTTGTGTAAGAAAAATCATCATAATGTTATTTAAACATACTTCAAtgcaattaataattatatatcacttttaatataattataattaatttccgTTATACTACtaagtaattattattttattttagctaTTTACTCGTCTataagaaataattaaatatatcatATGAATAAATTAGATACTATCTATTTTATGAGTTGATGTTAACCCAATTATACAATATCAaccattaattaatttaataaaatcagacgGTAGTTACTGCGTGACGCAATAGGTCACTAAATACAAATAAAAGAAATCGTTATTTCACAAATAGGTCGGCAGCAGTAATTTCGTAATTTATCATATTGAAAACAAAAGTAGGTAGGTTAGTACCCTTGTCTGAATTTCAAGTCCATAAATTTCCATTCGGTCACGTAAACCACTAGAGCCAAAATTCACTGCATCACAACCACAGTGGTCCACCATTCCATTCCAATATCTCATCCATAAATCAAATCCAAAAATACCATTTTCCCTAATCAACGGTCTCTCCTTCAAACTACTACTCTAGTCTCCGCCGCACAGAACCACATCCCCATAACTTTCTCATTCTATCTTTATTCGTTTCAGACAATCTTGAAACTTCCAACTCACacttcacacacacacactctctctcactCTACCTTCATCTTTCTTTCCCAAAGCATTTCCTTCTTCTGTTACGAGTCGGTGTTCGATCGAAGATGGGAGGATCTGGATCCGGATCTGGTGCCGGTGATTTTCTTATGGTGCTTATCAGAAACATTGATGTTCTTGCTGGGTATTTTTTTTCTCCTCTTTTCAAATGCCATTTCTTTTTTTGTTCAATATGTTTTACTTTACTCTTTTTAagattacttttttttttcttcaattgataTCAATTGTGCTTCTTCTTTTACAGGCCTGTGGTTAGTCTTGTTTATCCTCTGTAAGTTTAATCTCGATCTTTTTTTTAAATACCCTGAATTGTGCTATGATGGGTTAAGGTATTATTTGAGAATGGACTGATTTGTCATTTGTGTAATGTAGATATGCTTCGGTTAGGGCAATTGAGAGCAAGTCCCCTGTGGATGATCAGCAATGGCTAACCTATTGGGTTCTGTACTCCATGATCACTCTTTTTGAACTTACTTTTGCTAAAATTCTTGAATGGTATAAACCCTTTTACTCTTAGTACTATCATTTTTATGacttttctcatttattttattatggttgttATCATTTATTATTTGATAGTTAAAATGATACTTATTAGCTAGGAAGTCAAACACCGACAATTTGACActcataataattttaaaaaagaataaattatacGTAATCAGTCTCAGACACAGACCGACAATGACATAGACACACTTTGAGAGTTGAAATTTTAAGTGTTGTTATCTCTAAAATAACCTTTcttaatttagatttttattttgaaaaactatatAATCCTCATGGAACAATTTTCCATGAGGGGGCGATTAAGAGAATCCGATGACCTATTTTTATACTAACTTTGAGAAAATTAAATGGGACTAACTACATTTTTTGTTGCTTATATATGAGATCATAGGGAGTACTAGTTTTATGGAAGTTTTATTCTGCCTCTGTCTTTGCCTTGGCTGTATCTCCTCTAAACATTAGCTGGTTTTGGTGACCTGCTAATCTGTGGGGCTATTCTTGTTTCCAATCATGTCTGAATATTCATCAATTTCTCTAATGTTCTACATTGAGTCATTTCTCACAAGCATGTCTTTGTATATTTGCATTGACCCTTTGGATGTGCTGAATTAGTATTGTAATAACACTAACAAGTAACAAACCTTGGATGTGCTAGTTAGAATTAGTATTGTAAATTTGTAATGACACTAATGAACCTAACTACAAGATTAATGCTTTGCCCCTTCCAATGTAACTGCTGATTTTGTAGAACAAACAACCGACCTTCAATGAAAAGTATACTTAATAATTTAACTGGATGTAATGCTTTTTCTGCATTGCTTCAAACTCTGTATGAGTTCTTGTTTATGAGTATTTAGAAACTCTGTTGAATTTTCACAATACATATGTCAGGATTCCTATATGGCCATATGCAAAGCTGATTCTAACCTGCTGGTTGGTCCTTCCTTATTTTACTGGCGCGGCTTATGTTTATGAGCATTATGTAAGAGCCTTCTTGGCAAATCCTCAGACCATTAACATCTGGTATGTTCCAAGGAAAAAGGACGTCTTCTCTAAGCCAGATGACATTATAACTGCTGCAGAGAAGTATATCAAAGAGAATGGAACAGAAGCATTTGAGAATCTGATCCATAAGGTATTTCTTTCTGTAACACTCAGTGATCATAGAATTATCATACTTTGATTCTGTTGCACTAACGGCGCTGTTATTTTGCAGGCTGATAAATCACAGTGGGGAGGTAGTCACCATACAAAATCACAATGGGGCGATAGTCACCATACAATGTACGACGAGCATTATTGAATGCAATCTTGTAGCTTCTGCCTCTTGGGGGATAAGGGGGTGCATGTACATGTTAACGTGTGACTGATTTTGAGTCTGTTTTCCGCGGAGATATTTAAGGTTCTTGTCACCTTTATCTGCTGTCATGTAACTTTTATAGGAGTAGTCATATATGTTATGTTTAATGGTTATAAAACGTATGGTATGTAGATTATGTTGCTACAACAATGGAAACTTCTTGATTTTCTCTTGTTGAAGTGTAATAAAGTCATCGTAATTAGAGTATGGGTGTATTTAGAATAAATTATTTGAAAGAGTTTATTTGAACATGCATAAACCCTTGTTTGAAAGAGTTTTAAAGAATACTTATGATATGgtgtaacaaaaaaaaacttatggCATTGCAGTATTTCAAAGAGTTTTAATAATATGCGTATAACATATTAGGAAGCTATTTTCAGCTTACTTTAATTGGCTTGCAAGATTGTTCATATAATTAAGTTATTACGTGTCTGTCCCTACTATTTTAGCTTTGTTAGTTTATATTGGAACAttacatttatatattttaacatTTGTTAACGCATGTAACATTTAAATGTGGGTAATGAATTGAAAAAACTTTTTAAGTTTTACTTTTGAAAAACTTTCTCATTTTTCAAATATGTTTATATTATATAGTTTCTTTTGGAGTGTGTCTTAGCTTGTATATAAAGTTTGCAAATAAAAGGAGTGATGCTAATAACTAATACAACTTAGCTTGATATTAATCTTATTTTTTGGTATTAGAAAACAGTAGTGTTATATTTAGTAGTCTTATATTTGTAAAGGCTCAAATAAGGGTGGGAGCCTTAAAGCCCTCAGGAGAGGTGACAACCATTTGTCGCCCTTCAGGAGGTATAGTCTGATCCCAAGTGTTTTTCACTCGTCACAATTATGGCAAAAATAAAAAAGACGTTGTTGGTTAGAGAAAAGTCATGGTcattaattaatcaatatctCCTAAAGAAATATGGATTCAATGGTTCACTATTGACTGAGTGAACGGTGATCTTTCTCAAAAAAATCTTAAGGCCAAAGGCCTCTATGAATACCCTCCCATAACGGAAAATGAAAAGATCTTAACTtacacattatattttaaacaCAATATTTATACACATTATCTCTCACCCCGCGTGAATGGATCTTCTAAACCACCATAAACATCATAACACCTACAAAGGCCTTTGAGTATCTCATACACTCGTAGGGATACCACGCACACCTGTAATTTTTTACCAGTACAGTGGCATCCACCATGGGGTTCCCTTAAAACTAATATGGGTCACACCTTTTTTATTCTCGTTCCTTCCATCATCTCTTTAAAGATGGCCGATAAAGCTCTACGCTCCACTACAAACACCATAGCTGGAAGTTTCGCTGGTGGAGGAAGTTCTAGTTCCTCTTAGAGGAAATACGCAAGACAAATGCTTGCTACAAATGTGATATCTTTTGGTTTTCCCGGGGGTGAATGAGGAGAAACGGGGGTTAACATCACATTTTTCGACAAGCATGCCATCAAAGTCAAACCCCATGATAATGACCTTATGGTCATAAGTGTGCAACATGGCAATTGGGATTTCAAGCAAGTCATGATAGATCTTGGAAGTTTCGCTAACGTCCTATTTTGGGATACTTTCCAGAAACTTCAGCTCAATTCTAACGAAGTCAGAGTGTCCATGAGCTCATTAATAGGATTGTCAGGTGAATAGGTACAGGTAAGGGGCCACTTGACCCTAGAGACAACATGCAGCGAGGGAGAAGACGTCAAAGCGATTAAAGTTGGCTACTTGCAATTATGAAATCGACATGTAATTTGGtcaatattaatattttacttttgtatgattttattACTGCATGTTGAGATTCTTTAATAATCTTTTTTTAGTGTTGTCTCACTTTTTTTACATTTCTTGGTATTAGAGTTCAATGgtcatatttgatttttaattatagatTTTTCACGTCAATTTATTTACTCATTCTtcccactaatatatttattaatttactgATTTATTGATTTATAATCTTTTATGGGTTATGTCTTTATTGTTTCAATTTCTTCGTAAAAATTGAGACATATTATCTAGGGTTATTATCATTTTTGCCTCCTGTCATATAGGTCATTTTTTGTTTACCTCCCtgtaaattttgtttttgtaaaaGTAACCTTGCCATTAAAAGATTCATTCGTTTTAGACCATGGCAGGAAAAGACACTCCAATTGCTTATGTGTCATCCTATTcggctttttctttttgtttttcattcttTTAATTGTGCCACGTCAAATAATTGCCACGTCatactttattttatattttatttattgccacgtaatattttattttattttatattaattttaatattattaaaactcaaaatacataaaattctaAAAAGTTTTGCCTCCCATGGGACTTGTACCGACAACCATCCGCTCAATTATCTGACGTGGcacaattaaaaaaaagaaaaagaaaaagccaAATAGGATGACACATAAGCAACTGGAGTGTATCTTTTCCCGCCAAGGTCTAAAACGAAAGAATCTTTTAATGGCAAGgttacttttacaaaaaaaaaaaattacagggagATAAACCAAAAATGatctatatggcagggggcaaaatagtaATAAGCCTattatcaatataaaaatagCTAAAGGGGCTCAAAGTTTTTTCGTTTGGCTTTTTTTCTTTCAGAATTACCCTTAATCTCAtattcaaataataatttaacaGCAAATTATGGTTTCCAATATAAACAAATTAGCTTataaacatatatattattactattgttGTATCAATGTGAAGAGTATGATATTGtatttgttagacgctggcctaaggatctagagggggggtgaatagatcctacacagtttttccgggatttttacagcttatagcgaaagcggttctgaatcgacttgcgtctattccggaccgctattgcaaagggttatatgtgttacaaaaccacaaaataTTTGAAATCACAGATAAAGAGATATGCTATCGAGTCAATACGTGTCACAATTGAATATCGACTAAGTTCTAGATagacaaactttgatttgcaatgcagtaaggtggattaagcaaatagacaaacacttggtgacaatattcaaattgatacttattcaagatgtggtgaattgtgatgtttatgcagaacttttaattcacaattttaacacttgaatcattgatcaatttagcaattataccaattatgaacagaatgaaaaggaaaagataaaagcgataagaacacggtatttgtttaggcagttcgtcgaccgtcctcgctacgactacgtctgcccccaattccaaattgaaattgggaaaactttcattaatgttgaaagcagtttatacaaagaagataacaaagcgataaacgataaaccaattatgtcgatcctttgaatcttcttcccccttaatcttgagcaagatcaaggttatccaagagcttcacttcgattcccttctgcagtgtcttgattccttgaactccccgttcctcaatcgttacactcagccgaatcctcaatgaacgcctcttgataaaaacccccaagaaccacccgtcgtggaggacaaaacccgcagattttattcaccaacaaaccccacaaaccttcacccactaggaatcttcaattccattccatggacgttatcgaactcatcactaacccacaacgcaagaatgattatgtgtaattgtgttggagatgacgaagaacgaagatgagaagcgtttatgtatctttcagtcgttggtgtttttgaataattaacccttgcacaatatatatgattgcataacagttggaatcaagaataactgaattttggactttcttgatcagttaggtcgacctcttgtagaggttaggtcgacctagcagtgcttgctgaattttgctcccagttaggtcgacctgttgaaggagtaggtcgaccagaatcctcttctggtgcgttctgggaacattttctcagattaggtcgacctagttgctatgtaggtcgacctaacagactgatatgaagatttcttcattttgagtcgacctgaatggtctgtgagtcgacctagcagaagtatatggattttccttcattttaggtcgacctgggttgacagtaggtcgacctaactgctgattttctgcatttttcatgttcagcttgtgttgagtcgacttatatgcatagtagatcatcttgtgctttcatgagtgatcaaatgctttgcttttctgattcctccttgttgtttggatgctcatttgagtttgccataaatcaaaaacatctttgagtgtaatcttgtattcacatactccccctttttgatgatggcaaaccaatagtcaaaagctttggtagtaagtgatgaagactcaacaaggctcccccgtacatccagcatctatctctcaaccaagaagtctcttcacaaagctcccccgaacactcagcatctattgtatttatctccccctttgacaacatcaaaaagagaaacaagaaaacagagtaggagagtaacaagagaaataaagaataccggtagtcatagagatagataacatgtaaatggtgaaatcataagaactaaacatgttttaaagaaaaccaacaacatacatagtagtccaaGAGATTAATAAAAGACAACAaagagtactacatcatataatgttttaacaaaaagaacttaatgacatgaaatgcaatgaaatgatgatatgataaacgatgtgtcctaacgcctgccccttcttcctcttcctctttgaaatgtatgaggtcgatcttcctcaacctgttccaacaaatccagcacagacatgttaagagtattgaagctttggcttatgttagcatggcgatgcaatgccgtttcctcaaactgattctgcctcaatacagagttggatgcaaacgtctcaaaatcgttcttttgttcctgaaccaagccgtacaacgattgatattgacgttgttgttcctcatatctctcttgttgaagctgctgcattgtttgaaattgaagctgttgagtttcaaagttctgctgttgttgaagttgcatagcttcaagcatagatattatgttggattgatcaggaggaggtggagctgtgtatccccaagggatatcctcttgttgtggcggaacatatctccaatttgcatccgtgtcatgagctgcatcttccatggtatgatcctcatcatttgctatttcttgatcatttccttcttcttcattttctgcagTGTGACCAAATtctgtaggatcatcatagttgtagatgatttttccggtccccttttgaatgagataataggttcccctatttggatcccaatgatatcccatgagagttaaggttgtttgggaaaAGTCCTGGTTCTGTTTCATGCTAATGTATGATAATCCATCGAgcttcatgccgaaatggttcacaaTTGTTTGTATGATCGAGCCATAACAAagagcagtagtcttctgctttacttcctcaaacttagcagttagaaagtgtggccagtgcacacgtgtTCTGTTTTGAATCAAGTACATCAACAtaatctcattcctttcaattctggaaaatccgcctgctcgtggtcgaatgactcttgagatgacccaatttagaagcctaggatctctcttcaggtgaccggctgttattgtttcattaggtttgtcaaagacggaaggatctttgaggatagacttcatgtaggccacatgatcaTAGACTCCCGGTACGTCCCCGTCTTCTATACGTAATTCATCGCCTACAATGTTGAGACCAAAGATACTGATCCAAGCACGTTTGTCAACGATATGAGATcttgaccccatcttaaacctaaaattacagcctgcctctcttgtgaaccctgcatagaatgccctaacagtgttctcacagtatggtgtggcacattccaaaaggggATGAACATTTTGATGCTCAATAAGACTCACAACTTCAAGAATATGCATATTTTTAGCAACATGTTGATTGAAGATGTACTGCTTCACtaccttccttttcatttgccatttttcaaaattatctctacaatcagggtgaacaagggctacagcacttaccggttgtgaggatgatccagatgcaacttcctttccctttcttgattttggaggcatagttgttgatgattttgtgtaagaaggatgattttgaacagtttttttttgagtttgaggagttagggttagccgtaccaaatgtgatgaggATGAGAGGGAAT encodes:
- the LOC131635430 gene encoding HVA22-like protein a, whose protein sequence is MGGSGSGSGAGDFLMVLIRNIDVLAGPVVSLVYPLYASVRAIESKSPVDDQQWLTYWVLYSMITLFELTFAKILEWIPIWPYAKLILTCWLVLPYFTGAAYVYEHYVRAFLANPQTINIWYVPRKKDVFSKPDDIITAAEKYIKENGTEAFENLIHKADKSQWGGSHHTKSQWGDSHHTMYDEHY